Below is a window of Picosynechococcus sp. PCC 7002 DNA.
TTACCATGAATATTCGTCGCCAATACAACCTCCCCAACTGCACCCTCACCCTCGAAGGATTCGATGATGGGAGCGGCAAACTCCTCGACACCCTGACCATCCTTTCCAATGTGGAATGTCGTTTTACTACCTCCCAGAAAGTGCTCAGTGGCGGGAAAATTTTCTTTGATCACCTCGTCCAAGCCGTGAGTGAATATGCCCAGGGTATTTTAAGCGGTCTCCAACGCCCCCCCGAAATCCTCGATGCAAAAGGCCAAGTTCGCTTAGAAACAGCCACGGCAACCTATACCCATCATCTCCATTGGCAACAACCCGATGGCAGTGCCGCCGAAACCCTCGAACTAACCACGGCGGAGTTGTTTGATTTAACCGAAGCCATTGATCAATTCCTGGCCGATGGTTTGACCCTCCCGGATTTTGTTTTACCCCTAACGCCCCTGAGCCGTCGCCATTGCGTACCCGAAGAATCCTTTGCGGATCGAGCAGTGCCGCCCCTGGTTGGCGTCAGTGGGTTAGCCCTAACGGCCTTTGCATTATTCTTTGTCCCAGCACCGGAAACAACACGCACCGACAGTGAACAAGTTAGCTCTGGGGAAGAAACGGAACAACTCGCCAGCGCAACTTTACCGGATACGGCCCTCTGGACGGAAGCTGATTTTAATCGTCTTGGTGAAACTTTACCCACCATTGCCACAGACCGCGATCTTCAGCTAATGCAAGCTTATCTCTATGGCACTTTGGACTCGGCCTGGACGGAGCGCGATACCACAGAGAATGCTTCCTATCGCTTGGCCCTGGGAACCGATGGTCGTCTTTTGGGGGTACAACCTTTAGCTGGTGCTGCGGTGACAACGGGAACAACGGCCTTGGGTGAGTTGGGTCATACTCCAGAGGTAGCGGCGATCGCCAACGAACAGGCCATGGCTCAATTTCGAGTCAATTTTGCGGGGAATGTCCTGGAAGTAAGCCCCTGGGATGGCTTTCAAAGTTCTAGCGAATTGGATTTTGACTCCCGCGAAGTAGAAGGAGAAGCACTCCGACAATTGATCCAACAGGTCAAAGACACCATCGCCGCTGAGTTTGACCGAGAAAATGCCACCATCCCCCAAACCCTGGCCTATACCCTAGGGGTGACCAACGACGGGGCGATCGCCATTGTCGTCGCCGATAA
It encodes the following:
- a CDS encoding DUF4335 domain-containing protein, yielding MNIRRQYNLPNCTLTLEGFDDGSGKLLDTLTILSNVECRFTTSQKVLSGGKIFFDHLVQAVSEYAQGILSGLQRPPEILDAKGQVRLETATATYTHHLHWQQPDGSAAETLELTTAELFDLTEAIDQFLADGLTLPDFVLPLTPLSRRHCVPEESFADRAVPPLVGVSGLALTAFALFFVPAPETTRTDSEQVSSGEETEQLASATLPDTALWTEADFNRLGETLPTIATDRDLQLMQAYLYGTLDSAWTERDTTENASYRLALGTDGRLLGVQPLAGAAVTTGTTALGELGHTPEVAAIANEQAMAQFRVNFAGNVLEVSPWDGFQSSSELDFDSREVEGEALRQLIQQVKDTIAAEFDRENATIPQTLAYTLGVTNDGAIAIVVADNNAAKTALDQTPLPALVEPAAAGIVPGETILPTEPLTQVNVVFQPNGVIEVSPWAGYR